Genomic window (Paraglaciecola psychrophila 170):
ATCTTATTTCTCGTAAGCCCACCAATGAATCAGAAGCTGAAGTGCTGATGAATCTGACGTCGCGAGACGGACAAGACCTGACAACCTATCTTGCAGCACCATTAGATGATTCTTTTGGGGCGTCGATTACAGCTGGAAGCCATCACCAGAGTGTCCAAGATTTAGATGATGACGGCTGGATAGATATGGCTGGGTATGAACGTTATACCGCCAGGCCTCGATTGTTTTGGCAGGGGAAAAACGGCACTAACGTCTATGCAACCGTTGGTTTTATGACCGAAAATCGAGATGGCGGCACCAGAGAAGGCCAAACCACACCTGACGGAAACTCTTTTGCCCAAACCCAAGACAGTGAACGTTTTGATGGTGGTTTTATTGCTAATGGCCCATTAGGGGCAACTTTGGATTGGAATTTTCGTGGTTCGGCCATGGCACAAAACCATAACAAACGATTTGGTGAGGTGTTAGAGGAAGATCGTCATGAAAGTTATTTACTTGAAAGCTCTGTTTCAGGCTACACGGCAAGCACCCAATGGGTCGTTGGTGTGGCTATGCAGTCAGATCGCTTTCAATCAGTGTATTTTCCCAACTTCGATTATCGTTATGACGTGCCTGGTGTCTTTGCACAAGCCGATTATGAACTGACAGAACAGTTTTCAACTTCAGTGAGTGCTCGAGTAGATGATCACAGCGAATTTGGTACGCAGTTTAGTCCACGCATTTCCATGCTTTATCGGCCTGATGATTTGACCATGAGAGCGTCTTACGGTCTTGGTTATTTTGCGCCTACGCCCTTTGTAGAAGAAATTGAGGCAGCAGGTCTTGCACGTCTTTCACCCTTGAGCGATATACAAGAAGAAACAGCTGTTACGTCCTCATTAGATATCAGTTATCAATTCAATCAACTGGAAACCGGGATCACCTTGTTTAGTTCAATAGTTGAAAACGTGACTGAGCTAGAAACATTTTCCTCTCAAAAATGGTGGGCCACTCAACCGTGTTCGTTTAACTAATGCTACTGGCGAATCACGTATTTATGGCTCAGAACTAATGCTACGTTATAAATGGCAGGACATTAAACTGACGGGTAGTTACCTATTTCTAGATGCCACCGAGTTTGATGTAACCAGCAACGTTCGCCAACGCATTGAACTTACACCTCGCCATTCAGCCGGCTTTGTTGCTATGTGGGAGCGCCATGGCGAATTCCGAGTGGGTTTTGAAGCTTATTACACGGGCGATCAACGTTTAGATGGTAATCCTTATCGTTCTAAGAGCAAACCTTATTGGCATCTAGGTTTACTTGGCGAAAAAACGTTTGGCCAATTCAGTTGGTTTATTAATGCCGAAAATCTGCTGAATATTCGTCAAACGAAAGAGGATCCTTTGGTTTTACCTAGCCGATCGCCTGATGGCCAATGGACAACTGGTATCTGGTCTCGTAACGACGGTTTTGTTGTAAATGCTGGGGTAAGAATTCAATTGAATGGTTGATTTATTATGCGTGTTTACATGTTGGGCAGCCTGGTAGCTTAGGGCTAAAGATGACACCCAATTAAAAAAGTAGAGAAATCACTTAATGATCAGCCAAGGTACGCTCCCCATAATAAACAAATCAAGTGGTTTGCTTTAAAGTAATAAGTTACTGTTATTTATAATTTTATTTAAATTAAAAAAAGCTAGGGACAAAATGCAACAGAGCCTACCAACGACAACATTAAAACCACTGCTTATTTTGTTGGTCCTATTTGTCTTTATAGCATCCTTTATAAAGTCTCAATTATCTAGTATCACTCCTCTTTCTACCGCCGCACCAGAATCTTTATTTTCCAGTGAGCGAGCGTTCAATATGTTGCAACAATTGACCTTTGAACAAATACCTCATCCGGTTGATAGTCTTGCCAATCGAGTGGTTGAGCAACGTTTAGTTAGCTTACTTAGAGGTATGGGATATCAGGAAGAAATTCAGGACAGTGAAATTTGTCGTGACTTCGAGAGAGGTTTTGCACGTTGCACGCGGGTAAGAAATATTATTGTTCATATTGAAGGGCGTGAAGAGGGTAAAGGTATTCTGCTTTCTGCCCATTACGATTCCGTAGGCGCTGGCCCTGGTGGAAGTGATGCAGGTGCTGCGGTTGGCACCTTACTTGAAACTGCACGGCTGTTATCACTCGTTGAGCAACCGCGAAACTCCATCATATTGTTATTTAATGAAGGTGAAGAGTTTGGTCTGTTTGGTGCAAAAGCTTTTATGGAACAACATCCTTTAGCAAAAAAGCTACAACTTGCTTTAAATGTTGAGGCGCGCGGCAGCTCGGGTAAAAGTGTATTGTTCGAAACCGGCGAAGACAGTGGCTGGTTGGTTAAACATTATGCTCAGACTGCAAAAGCACCTTTAAGTAGTTCGCTATTTTATGAAGTGTATAGGTTTCTTCCTAATGATACCGATCTTACTATTTTTAAAGATCATGGCTTACAGGGACTAAACTTTGCACATGCAGAACGTTTACCTCACTACCATACTCCCTTAGACAACCTTGAAAATCTTGATCGCGGAAGCTTGCAACATCACGGTAATAACGTTTGGGGTGTGTTAAGTAACATTAAAAATGTCGACTTGGGAGAAGTTGAAAAAGGTAATTTGGTTTACACCGATGTGATGGGATTGTTCGTCATTAGCTGGAGTGAATCCACCAGTGTAGCTGTGTCAGGTATACTGGTTTTATTACTGATGTTTGTAATCGCGTTGTTGTCAAAGCAGCAGCACTTAAGCACTAAACAAGTGCTCTTAGGCTTATTGTCGACTGTGATTATATTGGTGGTTTCCGTTCTTGTTGCTATGGGGATTAAACTCATTACTCAAACCATTAGTGGCAGTAATTATCCTTGGTACAGCAATCAACTACCCATGCAATTAGCCCTATGGTCGGGAGTGGCGCTTTTTGGCCTTTTCATTGGCCGTATGTTTGCTCGCGGTGCTAGCTCAATCAATATGTTGCTCGCGGTCTCTGTATTTTGGACATTACTCAGTGTAATCAGCAGTATTTTGATGCCCGGTATCAGTTTTCTGTTTA
Coding sequences:
- a CDS encoding M28 family peptidase, translating into MQQSLPTTTLKPLLILLVLFVFIASFIKSQLSSITPLSTAAPESLFSSERAFNMLQQLTFEQIPHPVDSLANRVVEQRLVSLLRGMGYQEEIQDSEICRDFERGFARCTRVRNIIVHIEGREEGKGILLSAHYDSVGAGPGGSDAGAAVGTLLETARLLSLVEQPRNSIILLFNEGEEFGLFGAKAFMEQHPLAKKLQLALNVEARGSSGKSVLFETGEDSGWLVKHYAQTAKAPLSSSLFYEVYRFLPNDTDLTIFKDHGLQGLNFAHAERLPHYHTPLDNLENLDRGSLQHHGNNVWGVLSNIKNVDLGEVEKGNLVYTDVMGLFVISWSESTSVAVSGILVLLLMFVIALLSKQQHLSTKQVLLGLLSTVIILVVSVLVAMGIKLITQTISGSNYPWYSNQLPMQLALWSGVALFGLFIGRMFARGASSINMLLAVSVFWTLLSVISSILMPGISFLFILPAIAGVASLFILVWLIGADLPEQSKVTIHTLVLIISACICAISFMPIAYVLEIMIGYQMSEAVGMVLGFVVISLLPVLTMNSSAADGFKKLLYSVSVLMLCGVGWTSLQATYTEWMPQHLNLQYLQNPKGEVFILKGHQRNQPSDELLSALSGEGELTTIFPWSAWIYHSTKVDSELFEPAIAEIRELASNEYAKKVQLNLSAFAKNLSDLVIYVPIDSSLQSIETNSDSLEYKGEKRAGGYYQYHCRGVSCAETQLILNFSEEKPTKILIASIYPGLPFTFRELYTYRGKKAVPHQNGDQSIVYTELDL